Within the Channa argus isolate prfri chromosome 12, Channa argus male v1.0, whole genome shotgun sequence genome, the region AGAAGGCTGGGAGCAAGTAAGATTCTCTGAACTTCCCTTTAATTCTGGCTGCCctaagacaaaaaataaaggaggaaaaaaacatgttgacatGTGCAAACAAAGATTCAAAACACTTTAtatcacaaatgtaaaagttgAAGCCGAATCACAAATCCACAGATCACCTACTTGCAGGACCGGATGATTTCAGTGGCAGTGTTCTTGATGCTGATTTCCTCCAGTGGGATTCTTTTTTCTTCCACCTCTGAGGCAATGAATGTCTCCCTGTCCCCACTCTCCACCTTTATCAGGCGAATCTTCAGCTCCTTGGGTGGCCCATCTGACAGTGCCTTTAGTTTCATGAAGTCTGTGGATCCTAATGAAGAACAGGATTCAGGGCCTTTTTTGTGCTCAGATCTCTCCCCGGAACTCTTTGAGCTCCATTCTGTACGCTCACCTTCGCTGGTGGAGCTGGCACCTGATGCTTCCTTGCgcttctttttgtctgtgtcacAGTGACTCAAACTCTTCTCAGACCCGTCTTTGCTCTGGTGGTTGAGGTCACCGAGAATTCTGCGATTCTTCTTCTCCTTGTGTATCTTACCGTCCTTGTGTCGCTTGTGGCTGGAGCTGGAGTGggcagaagatgaagaggaagaaaatgcaGTATCCTCTCTCTTGTCTCTatgcttcttttctttcctgtcttcatgcttcttgctgctgctgtggctgtgACCgtgcttcctctttttctctttctccctgtctctgtccttgTTCCTatctttatttctgtgttcCTTTACTTTCTCAGGCTTGTGCCTGTCCTCCAATTTGCTGTCACTGTTGGGTTTATCATGAGAGTTTTTGTTAGGAATTGAGTGTCTGCTAAGGAAGACCTCACAGCTCTTGCCTAATTCTGCCAGAGAAGACTCTGAGATGGTTGTCAACCTTTGCTCTTCTTTGATTACCTTAATAGGGTTTGTGGTATGAATTTCCTCTGTTGTTTCTTCATCGTCTATCCAGTCATCTTCATCCtctattttaagtttttcatCTTCCAGCAGAGGAGAGGACTTTATGGGTGGACCAGCTGGACTGAATGGTGGATTGGTTGAATCTGATGTAGGAGAAGCACCCTGCTGCTGGGGGCAAATATCAGGCCCCAGGGACAGTGAAGAAGAGTATTTGATCCCAAATAGAGCTGATGGAGGGGGTCGGCCAAAAGGCCCGCCTCGGTATGTGTACTGGCTCTCTAGGACTGTTTCTCTTGTCTTAAACGTGCTGTTTACCCCCGTTTGGTGGAGGTGGGGTCTTTGGGGTGGTGGAGAACAAGATGAGGTTTCCGAATCCTCCTCGTCATCATAATCATCACCCTCAATTTTAGTCTGCTCAGGGAGACCATAAAGTTTAGCCAGATCGCTGTGGCGGTAATTGGTGTTTGCTACTCTCATTCCCATGTCTGTTGACTGTTTAGAAAAATTTGGAAAAGGTTTAAGGTAGTCCTCATCCTCCTCGTTGAGAGAAGACGTCCGACTGCAAGGGGATGCCAGAGAGCCTTGGCGGCTGAGCACAGGAGGGCTAGCATGGGGATTCGATCCAAAGTCTTCCTGGTTGGGCTGATGCTTTGTTGCTGGAATAAGATCTGGGGCACACAGGTAGTTCTTGATTGGCTGGACACTAGGTGAAGAATTGTCCAAGAGACTCGTTGACCCACTCTTTTCACAcatctcctcttcctttttgATAGACTCATCCAGCATTGCCATAATGTTAGCCAGACCATCAGGGAGTAGTGTTGACAACTCAGAGGGCTCCTCCTCAAACTGTGCACTGTCAGAGTCCTCGCCACAGCTGCCGGTGGCATTTTCCAAGACACTTCCTGTCATTGGCTTGTTGACAATTCCCCCTGTGGAGCTGGAGGATAAAGTTGGTGGAGGTTTTTCTCTGGGAAATGCCTGATACAGTTTAGGGGGCTCTCTAAGTGGCAAGGTGGGCAAAGAGTGTCGGtcgctttctctctccctggCTAAGTCTTTGGATTGATTGGGTGCAGCTTGCATTGCTGGTGGCTTGTTGTGGTATACCAGCTGGTTACTTCCTGAGGTATTGTGTGTTGATGAGGGACTGAATGTCGTTCCGCCATTGTTGCCCCacatctctctctgcctctgcttTTCTCTGGCATACTCCGTCTGTGGTGTAAGAGGAGGTGGCCGTAACCTTTCTACAGGAGTAGTGATGTTGGAAGTCTGGCCTGGTGGACAGGGGACTACACCACCACGACTTAGCCAGGGGTAAGAGGGTGAGGCCTGTGAAATTGGGGGTAGTGAACATGCAGGAGGTGCAGTAGCAGAAGAGAGGCGAGGAGGTGGGAGTGGTGGGGAGGTGTTGTCTGAGAGCAGTTTCTCGAGATTTTCAATTGCCGTCTGTTCTTTGCCTTTTGCACTGTACATATCGTCCTCCCTCTTCTGCTCcatcctctttttctcctccagttgtctttgttttttcttttcttcctcctgccTCTCCAGTTGCTTGTTTCTCTCTTGctcctgtttctctgcttctcttttctttctctcctcttcctgcATGTCCCACTCTTTCCTCTCCCTTTCCTGCTCCTTTTTCTCCCATTCTTGccttttcctctcttcctccagccTCTCtacttctctccttttttcttcttgctctTGTCTGTCcagctttcttcttttcctctcttcctcctgtctctccagttctctcctttttctctcctcctctttttcaagctctttcctcctcttctcatcCCGCTTTTGTCTCATGTCCCATTCTTTCATATGCCTCTCCTCTTCCCTAaattttctctccatctcttctttatccctcttcctcctttcctcAGCCTGCATGTGTCCCTCCAGCTCAGCATCAAGCTTATCTAGAGCCTCTTCAATGGATTGGGGAACAGAGGTTGGAGCAGGTGAGAGAAGCTGTGACTGAGAGTCCGCCTGTGTTGAGGCAGAGCATGGCTGATGGCTGACAGCAGAGCAAGGATCAGTGTTGGGAACAGAATTTGAAACTCTGCTTGTTATTACTCTGTCCCCTGCCCTCTGGAGCCCAGAGTGGAAAAATGGGGAAACTGTGGAAAATGCAGGACGTTGCTTAACTTCAGACTGAGCATAGAATGACGTCTTCTCCTTCATGGGTTTGGATTTGCTGggtttctgttgttgctgttgggGTGGCCCCCGTTTGTGAGGCTGGTTTACAATGGTAGCCCGGTTTCTCTGGCTATCTGGCTGCACTAGAGCTTCTCGATGTGTGGTAGGGCTGGCAACAGCACTGGTAGAGGACTGACGCACTGGTTGTTGTCCTCTTTGCCAACAGTTTTTAATGCTGCCATTGCTGTCAGAGGAACCAAAAGGAGGTGATTTCACTGTCACAgaactgctgctgttgctgttgctatAGCAGCTGATAGAGCATGAGGGCTGTGAAACAGGAACACTGGGGGTGATGACAGGTGTTTGGGTGGACTTTGTTGGGGGCAGAGGAGGGCTGACATGATGGGGATGCTGGGAGGGAATACGGCTATCAATGACTTGATTGTGGCTCTGCTGTCGCTGAGGTAGCAGTCCTGGAGGCCTGTAGATTCCAGACCCCTGAGGGaagaaatacaatacaaagtTCAGACAATTAATTTTATGAGGATCACTGTCTAATTAACTGCAGCTGTGTAAATTGTTAGTGTGCATTTATTAAGTTCATATAAAATACGTCCTGCCTTTTTATCAAATGACAATAAGTGCAAAAGGACAAACATAAATATAGTGCATATGAGCTGCTGCACCAATTTCTTGTACTTACCAGGGGGTGACTGCTGGGCCTGCTCTGGTATCTCCAGGCCTCATGAGGCCCACTTTGCTGTTGCTGAGGTACTGAAGTGTTGCTGCTTGCAGAACGCGGAGGAGGACAAGGGGAACCCTGGTGACCCAGCCCTGGGTGTGGCTGGAAGTAGCTGCAAGgcacactgctgctgttgctgctggttGCAGAAGGGTTTGCTGGTGATGACTGGGCATGTAGGTGTGGATCTCTGTCCCCTCTTGTTGGGGTGGATGTCGTGCGAGAAGTAGCTTGGCTACCAATGAGGCAGCCTCTCTGGTTCAGAGGACCATGAGGCTCCATGGCCTGGCAGGGTGAAGTTAGCCCAAGTTTGGAGCTAGGGCTGGGGTAAGAGGAGTGAGAGGACTGATGGTTTACAGCCTGAGGTTGGAACGTGTCTTTGTGGAGCTTAGGAGCACAATCCTGTTTGTAGTTTCCTGGAGAGGAGATTGGTGGAGGGGAGAGATTTGAAGGAGATGAAGATACAGGAGAGGATTTCCGGGAGTAGTTGGCCATTCCTTGTTTGTTGGGTTGCTGTTGAAccatagaaaaacaaataaacaaagttttatatatatatatatatatatatatatatatatatatatatatatatatatatatatatatatatatatatatatatatatatatatatatacacacacacacacacacacacacacagggtctTTATGGCACCACTCAATCTTATCAAAGGTTTTACCAACGTTTGTGATCTGCACCCATTTTTAACACATATctccatgtacagtatataaccAATTAATGAATATTTTTCTATTGTTCGGACCTGGAACTCCTGTGTCTGTGGGCTCTTATGGTCAGAGGTATGGGGTTGCCAGGGAGTGTTGTCCTTGTAAAGGGGATGCCAGAAGGCAGGTTTTGGAGGGAGGTGGTGGACCGATGACTGCTGCTGAGAAGACTCATTTTGGACCGGCCCAGGATGGGATACCTGCACAGGGCAGAggaatattataatatttaccatttaaagaaaaatagaaagactGTAGAGAAAACCAGGAACTGGCAAATTGAATTCATTGCGGCCACTTGTTCTAGTCTGATACCTgattcaaactttttttccttttactggGACTGGGACAGTCCTCAGCAGGGGGAAGGCGGGAAGATGGGTGAAGCGATGAGGGAGGAGTGTGCTGGATGACAGAGTGCTCTCCCAATGGAGGGCCTGGTCTCTTGAGCTGACCCCCTAACATCTTCCCTGGGTATCCCCTCTGCTGTAAACAGAAGAATGAAAagatcagtgctgctgctggtaAAGAAAACTGGAGAATTTGAGTTTTATTATGTCAGTTCAAAAGCTTTCCTGTGCTGAAATATTCAGCCACATATCAGTGGCATTAACTGAAGTGCATTGTTTATCTGTCTGGCTGCagctatatgaataaaatagGGGCTGTTCTATGGCTGATGAAACATAGCCAATTAGACAGCTCCTACCTGGTGCGCCTGAGCCCACAGCTCATCTCCCAGCAGTGGTGGACCCCGGGGAACATGTGGCTCCTGAGGACCCCCAAACTAGAGCAGACAGCATGGAGAGTGTAAATATCATTTTTCACAGATGTTGGTCCATAGGTTTACCATGATGTGATctgtaacattattatttacctTGAGTAAGTGGTTGGGCCTGCTGTGGGGAAGATGTGGGCTGGGAGGTGGTCCGCCACTGCCAGCATAGCCTCCGTTATGGAGACGGAGTGAGTGCTCGTTGGTCAGGGGGTGGGGTTCATAAAACTGGCTTAGTTGCTCCCACATTCTGTGGGGAGGTGGAgggtgaagatgatgaagaggaggtcTTTGCTGTTCCCTCTGCATCCCTGGTAACATTGGCTGTGGAAGCTCAAGCTTCTCACCTCCTCGCATAGCCCTGGACAGCCAAAAGGGATAAGAAATAAAGTCAATTTCTGtaaattctgtatttatttagccTTTTAAATTTAGTACTTTCTAATGAATTTGTGCATGACTTACCCATTACTGAAGAATTTGCTGGAATGGTTCAGTCCACCTATAGGACTAGGAGGTAGATTGGGAATGAGCGGGTGTTGGTTGATTCCATTTGCACACCTGATGAGAACCAGAGACGGTACACAGTGCAGTCAGATGATTTAACTTGGCGGTTTTTACACCAAAATTAAGTTTGTTTGAGCTATAACCTTCATtctactgtaaaaacacaactttgaAGATCAAATTACAGGCTAAACGTTATGGAATAAAGTGGGCAAAGAGGTTTCTAAAGGTCTGTGTGTATGCGTTGTCATGGCTACAGACCTGGTAGGAGCCTGCCAGGTGCGACCGCCCACATGAGGCCATGGTCCCCGGTTGTATCCATCCAGAGGGAAGGAATCCCGTGTACCACGCCCGCCAAACTGCTCTACTGCGTGATGCATCCAGCCTGTGGATGTTAGTAATATAGTCACTTACACAGATGGATTCAAATGCATACAGAAAATCACCTTTGGACTGAGAGCATAATGAAAATTTTGGTCCTGAAATATCAGTTATTATGGAAATTATCTGAAGGTTATTATAAAGTATATTTACAAATACGAAATCAAATTACtcactgttttactgtttagaaatgtctttctgtgttttaataatatagCACAAATGAAGACTTCTCATGCAGGAAAAGTCCATGAGGGTGAGACTCactttaaaaatctaaatgactAGAATTACTAGTCAACCCCTTAAAATTATAGGAAGTAACCAAGGATTTAGCCTGACTCAATAATGCAATTTGCTTTCAGCTACTATGCCTGAATGTGCTGTAGATAATCACAGTACTGTACTTACCAGAGTAGCTGTGTCTGTGAAGCCCTccactgcagcacagagagGGCCTCACTCCAACACAGAGTATTTGTAAGCTCCCACTCCTCTTTTTTCAGCACCAAGAACCCAAAAAGCCTAttggctgcagagagagaggaagagagacgAGACCCACTATGAGAATAAATGAACAGACATGCACAAATGGTAATGGCCTTTGTATTATATAGGTAGTAATAGAGCTGTCCAAATTAAACGGGAGAGATGAAGGCAAAATCCAGGACTGTGAGCTCTATTGCTTTaggctacaatatgcaacttagtGTGATGCTAGGATGCCACACTCTGCGGTGCAATAGGGAGTCGATGttctgaaaaacaataaatgagaatgctTCCAAACTTGTTAATTGAAATGACTAAACCTCAATCTCAAATTGTCCGTAGGTGTGAATAAGAGTGTGATTGGTTGTCTATctatgtatgtctctctgtgtcataAGATAAACTGCTAAGCTGATCAGCATGTACCCTGGCTCTCTCGCCCTATGACCACTGGGATAGTCTCCGGCCCCCTCTACACAGGATAAgtgataatggatggatggatggactcCAACTGCTTAGATGCACTTTAGTTAGAAGCATTATAGGCAAATATTACTGTACTGCTGCCCCTTGCTGTATGGTAAGTCTCAGTTGATTGGACAGCACTTCTCCACATAAAGATATAAAGGTAAATTCCAACTaataaattgaaagaaaaaaaatcaacactgTAGTTTGAGTGCATTTGATTGtcaaatttaaaaccatttatttttctgttataaatatttttttttttagattcccccctaaaaatatttgtatgaaTTAAAATCAGTAAATCTGAAATTTTTGACTGTCTGTAATGACTGTGATGCACTAGTCAGCCTGTAGGAGGTGTCAGTATGCCACTCAGTACAGAAGAGGATTATTACCAAGGGCCAGATCGCTCAATTGGGAGCTCACCTATGAGGACCGACCTGGGGTTACTGTAATCCCTACTATGGGCCTTCTGATAACTAGAAACAGAGGCAAGGACTTAGAATGGATGCCTTGATCACATgcacagagagtgtgtgtgtttgtgtgtgtgtgagagagaatagTGTGCTCTCTTTAAGTGGATGATTATGTGCGTGTTGCAGTGCTCTGGAGGGTGTGTGTAtcaagtgtgtgcatgtgcatgtctgGTGGATACACTGTTTAATCTCATTACAGCAGGCGTGAGGGAGAGGGGGGCAGCAGTGACAGACGGTCTGAACAGGATGGAAGGATAGATTAAGGAGAAAAGATGTAGACGAGGGAAAGAaaggagggagatggagaggagagTAGGAACAGTgccatgaaaacacacacatcccccaacccacccacccacatacacacagatgacaaagaaaaacattcgaGGGGAAACACATAAAAGTGAAGGAGATAATTCCCTCCCCTCCTTGGTATTTGAGACATCGGACACACAATAGAGAAGACAGAAGGGCCGTCAAAATACAAAGAAGTTCATGTTCCAAGGTACCTTgattaaaagacaacaaaagagAAACCTGACAAACCTAAAAAAGATTAGTTTACACCCATGCATTCACTACAGCTGTTAAAAACGAGTGTAACAAAGATACCATTGTTTAACTGAGGATGTAACAGATCTTTCCGTTATCTCTCTTAAGCATCAGTCCTTTCATCAATGTACTTATTACCATCTCATACTAATTTAAATTGGACCAGTTTAAAGATGGCAAGTCCATAAGATAACTATCTATACGTTGGGGGTGTAGGAAACCCATGAATCCATGTGTACAAGAAGTGTACAAAGATTTGATGTAGTAAAGTGATAATCAATGTATAATGCATCATGAAAGTAACAGATaggcacacacacgcacacacacacacactatgattcttttttttttttttgctctgaaCGGCAGTCTTCCACCAGTTTTCCTAAATTAGCACTGGTCATACGCAGTCTTTCCACCCACCGgttcctcttcttttccttttttcttcccaccaGCTCTGGATCTCTATGCCTCTATTTAAAACCCAATATGGCAGATTTCAATCGCTGTACACTTTTAGCTCGTCAGGATGCGTGCTATACTGTGACACACACGCCACCCTCTATCTCCCCCTTTCTGCCTCACAGAGATCATCATCCACCAGCCGCTGCTGCTATGTGAAGATAGGCTGGCGTAAACTGTCAAGACTGCACTCAACACGCTTCAGGACTAACTGATAGAAACACACTCTCATGCTGAGCATACCTTTTAAAATAGCACCAACTTATTGATTCACAGTTGTGTTAAGTCTCAGCTTCAGCTGCCAATCATCTCTCTGGGGTCTCCTCAACCCTGaaagacagaagacaaaaaaattcaCGTATAGCAGTCACTCTAAAGAAtatgaagcaaaacaaaagttcATTGAGTTTTGATTAAAATGACCAGCAGCTAAAAGCGTCAAACCATATGATATAATTAATGACTGAGGGCAGTTTTTCATTATGAACCAAAGACCTTTTGTCTTGCCGCTGAATTTTTCACTTTCTAAACTGTAAAACATTACTGCCAATCACCCCTCCTAGCTTTTTGACTGCCGAGGTGATGCCTGCTTTCAAAGCGCAGTGGAAAACCTGAGGGTGGCTCAGAGGCAAAGGGGTAAAGCAGGGAGGCTGACACAAAGGGAGGGAGGGCGGCTATTGTTCACTCACTCGCTTTCTCATCTTGCACAGACACAATGGTGAGACTGACTGTGCAGCTTAATGGGCatccagacacacaaacaaggcTGATCTCACTAACAGGAGAAGCTAAGCAGGCAAAGTCAACTATACCAAGTGTAGGTCTTGAGCCACTGTAAAATCATAAACTAGGATTTGTGATGGTATTATTGGGAAGGGAGATAATGTGACAAAAGGAGAAGTGTCCCAGAAGAGTCCCAGTTGTGACTCGTGAGTGCAAACAAGGACACAGTGGTATGGTTGTAATTACAACTTTTATAgagggtgtgtgtttatgtctgtagTGACCAAACACTCGTCTATTCCAGTTGCTGTCCTGGCTATCACATTGCTCACAGCCACTCTACCAGCGCAGTGTGAGAAACTCATTCCTCTGAAACCCAATAGTGTACACAGACAGCAGACAGTGTTACATACCAGCTTGGGTTCTATCAGATGATACCAAAGTGATGAAATGTGGTTACACTGGCTATGAGTTAGGGCTCACTATACCAGAGTAAATGGTTAGTGTGCCGCTGTGTC harbors:
- the kdm6ba gene encoding lysine-specific demethylase 6B isoform X1; amino-acid sequence: MHHAVEQFGGRGTRDSFPLDGYNRGPWPHVGGRTWQAPTRCANGINQHPLIPNLPPSPIGGLNHSSKFFSNGAMRGGEKLELPQPMLPGMQREQQRPPLHHLHPPPPHRMWEQLSQFYEPHPLTNEHSLRLHNGGYAGSGGPPPSPHLPHSRPNHLLKFGGPQEPHVPRGPPLLGDELWAQAHQQRGYPGKMLGGQLKRPGPPLGEHSVIQHTPPSSLHPSSRLPPAEDCPSPSKRKKSLNQVSHPGPVQNESSQQQSSVHHLPPKPAFWHPLYKDNTPWQPHTSDHKSPQTQEFQQPNKQGMANYSRKSSPVSSSPSNLSPPPISSPGNYKQDCAPKLHKDTFQPQAVNHQSSHSSYPSPSSKLGLTSPCQAMEPHGPLNQRGCLIGSQATSRTTSTPTRGDRDPHLHAQSSPANPSATSSNSSSVPCSYFQPHPGLGHQGSPCPPPRSASSNTSVPQQQQSGPHEAWRYQSRPSSHPLGSGIYRPPGLLPQRQQSHNQVIDSRIPSQHPHHVSPPLPPTKSTQTPVITPSVPVSQPSCSISCYSNSNSSSSVTVKSPPFGSSDSNGSIKNCWQRGQQPVRQSSTSAVASPTTHREALVQPDSQRNRATIVNQPHKRGPPQQQQQKPSKSKPMKEKTSFYAQSEVKQRPAFSTVSPFFHSGLQRAGDRVITSRVSNSVPNTDPCSAVSHQPCSASTQADSQSQLLSPAPTSVPQSIEEALDKLDAELEGHMQAEERRKRDKEEMERKFREEERHMKEWDMRQKRDEKRRKELEKEEERKRRELERQEEERKRRKLDRQEQEEKRREVERLEEERKRQEWEKKEQERERKEWDMQEEERKKREAEKQEQERNKQLERQEEEKKKQRQLEEKKRMEQKREDDMYSAKGKEQTAIENLEKLLSDNTSPPLPPPRLSSATAPPACSLPPISQASPSYPWLSRGGVVPCPPGQTSNITTPVERLRPPPLTPQTEYAREKQRQREMWGNNGGTTFSPSSTHNTSGSNQLVYHNKPPAMQAAPNQSKDLARERESDRHSLPTLPLREPPKLYQAFPREKPPPTLSSSSTGGIVNKPMTGSVLENATGSCGEDSDSAQFEEEPSELSTLLPDGLANIMAMLDESIKKEEEMCEKSGSTSLLDNSSPSVQPIKNYLCAPDLIPATKHQPNQEDFGSNPHASPPVLSRQGSLASPCSRTSSLNEEDEDYLKPFPNFSKQSTDMGMRVANTNYRHSDLAKLYGLPEQTKIEGDDYDDEEDSETSSCSPPPQRPHLHQTGVNSTFKTRETVLESQYTYRGGPFGRPPPSALFGIKYSSSLSLGPDICPQQQGASPTSDSTNPPFSPAGPPIKSSPLLEDEKLKIEDEDDWIDDEETTEEIHTTNPIKVIKEEQRLTTISESSLAELGKSCEVFLSRHSIPNKNSHDKPNSDSKLEDRHKPEKVKEHRNKDRNKDRDREKEKKRKHGHSHSSSKKHEDRKEKKHRDKREDTAFSSSSSSAHSSSSHKRHKDGKIHKEKKNRRILGDLNHQSKDGSEKSLSHCDTDKKKRKEASGASSTSEGERTEWSSKSSGERSEHKKGPESCSSLGSTDFMKLKALSDGPPKELKIRLIKVESGDRETFIASEVEEKRIPLEEISIKNTATEIIRSCKAARIKGKFRESYLLPAFSVKPLLNSEEPLPREKLNPPTPSIYLESKRDAFSPVLLQFCTDPKNPVTVIRGLAGSLRLNLGLFSTKSLVEANADQAVEVRTQVQQPADENWDPSGTGQTWPCESSRSYTTIAKYAQYQASSFQESLQEEKGSDEEDDEEDEKEKKSSNCSDTPSKDIFKESSSGEQKAVGKIIKFGTNIDLSDPKRWKSQLQELQKLPAFMRVASSGNMLSHVGHTILGMNTVQLYMKVPGSRTPGHQENNNFCSVNINIGPGDCEWFSVHDNYWQAINDFCEKHGVDYLTGSWWPVLEDLYNANIPVYRFIQRPGDLVWINAGTVHWVQAVGWCNNIAWNVGPLNGYQYQLALERFEWNEVKKVKSIVPMIHVSWNVARTVKITDPDTYKMIKHCLLQSMKHIQILRDQLLADGKKISYQSRVKDEPAYYCNECDVEVFNLLFVTSENNSRKTYVVHCEDCARQRSPNLTNVVVLEQYRIEELMNTYDSFSLASSSSR
- the kdm6ba gene encoding uncharacterized protein kdm6ba isoform X2, with product MHHAVEQFGGRGTRDSFPLDGYNRGPWPHVGGRTWQAPTRCANGINQHPLIPNLPPSPIGGLNHSSKFFSNGAMRGGEKLELPQPMLPGMQREQQRPPLHHLHPPPPHRMWEQLSQFYEPHPLTNEHSLRLHNGGYAGSGGPPPSPHLPHSRPNHLLKFGGPQEPHVPRGPPLLGDELWAQAHQQRGYPGKMLGGQLKRPGPPLGEHSVIQHTPPSSLHPSSRLPPAEDCPSPSKRKKSLNQVSHPGPVQNESSQQQSSVHHLPPKPAFWHPLYKDNTPWQPHTSDHKSPQTQEFQQPNKQGMANYSRKSSPVSSSPSNLSPPPISSPGNYKQDCAPKLHKDTFQPQAVNHQSSHSSYPSPSSKLGLTSPCQAMEPHGPLNQRGCLIGSQATSRTTSTPTRGDRDPHLHAQSSPANPSATSSNSSSVPCSYFQPHPGLGHQGSPCPPPRSASSNTSVPQQQQSGPHEAWRYQSRPSSHPLGSGIYRPPGLLPQRQQSHNQVIDSRIPSQHPHHVSPPLPPTKSTQTPVITPSVPVSQPSCSISCYSNSNSSSSVTVKSPPFGSSDSNGSIKNCWQRGQQPVRQSSTSAVASPTTHREALVQPDSQRNRATIVNQPHKRGPPQQQQQKPSKSKPMKEKTSFYAQSEVKQRPAFSTVSPFFHSGLQRAGDRVITSRVSNSVPNTDPCSAVSHQPCSASTQADSQSQLLSPAPTSVPQSIEEALDKLDAELEGHMQAEERRKRDKEEMERKFREEERHMKEWDMRQKRDEKRRKELEKEEERKRRELERQEEERKRRKLDRQEQEEKRREVERLEEERKRQEWEKKEQERERKEWDMQEEERKKREAEKQEQERNKQLERQEEEKKKQRQLEEKKRMEQKREDDMYSAKGKEQTAIENLEKLLSDNTSPPLPPPRLSSATAPPACSLPPISQASPSYPWLSRGGVVPCPPGQTSNITTPVERLRPPPLTPQTEYAREKQRQREMWGNNGGTTFSPSSTHNTSGSNQLVYHNKPPAMQAAPNQSKDLARERESDRHSLPTLPLREPPKLYQAFPREKPPPTLSSSSTGGIVNKPMTGSVLENATGSCGEDSDSAQFEEEPSELSTLLPDGLANIMAMLDESIKKEEEMCEKSGSTSLLDNSSPSVQPIKNYLCAPDLIPATKHQPNQEDFGSNPHASPPVLSRQGSLASPCSRTSSLNEEDEDYLKPFPNFSKQSTDMGMRVANTNYRHSDLAKLYGLPEQTKIEGDDYDDEEDSETSSCSPPPQRPHLHQTGVNSTFKTRETVLESQYTYRGGPFGRPPPSALFGIKYSSSLSLGPDICPQQQGASPTSDSTNPPFSPAGPPIKSSPLLEDEKLKIEDEDDWIDDEETTEEIHTTNPIKVIKEEQRLTTISESSLAELGKSCEVFLSRHSIPNKNSHDKPNSDSKLEDRHKPEKVKEHRNKDRNKDRDREKEKKRKHGHSHSSSKKHEDRKEKKHRDKREDTAFSSSSSSAHSSSSHKRHKDGKIHKEKKNRRILGDLNHQSKDGSEKSLSHCDTDKKKRKEASGASSTSEGERTEWSSKSSGERSEHKKGPESCSSLGSTDFMKLKALSDGPPKELKIRLIKVESGDRETFIASEVEEKRIPLEEISIKNTATEIIRSCKAARIKGKFRESYLLPAFSVKPLLNSEEPLPREKLNPPTPSIYLESKRDAFSPVLLQFCTDPKNPVTVIRGLAGSLRLNLGLFSTKSLVEANADQAVEVRTQVQQPADENWDPSGTGQTWPCESSRSYTTIAKYAQYQASSFQESLQEEKGSDEEDDEEDEKEKKSSNCSDTPSKDIFKESSSGEQKAVGKIIKFGTNIDLSDPKRWKSQLQELQKLPAFMRVASSGNMLSHVGHTILGMNTVQLYMKVPGSRTPGHQENNNFCSVNINIGPGDCEWFSVHDNYWQAINDFCEKHGVDYLTGSWWPVLEDLYNANIPVYRFIQRPGDLVWINAGTVHWVQAVGWCNNIAWNVGPLNGYQYQLALERFEWNEVKKVKSIVPMIHVSWNVARTVKITDPDTYKMIK